The following are from one region of the Actinoplanes sp. L3-i22 genome:
- a CDS encoding glycoside hydrolase N-terminal domain-containing protein — protein MTSNVLFYDRPADRWFEALPIGNGRLGGMVYGGVGTETIRLSESTAWSGAPSSTDLNPAARERIPVIRELLFAGRHAEAQRLAQESLPGRPASFGTNVPLPRLRLDFGDDRAGGYRRALDLDTGIVRTDFDQDRVHFVREVLASHPHGVLALRLSADRPGAVGFTATLDDTELPGVTTAGDAELRFRGRAVESLHSDGKQGTDLAIRARFTLDGGTLRCDGDTVTVSGADAVVVLVAVGTDWAGEDPAARTETLLATAAEAGWAALRAAHVADHSRLMGRVSLELGAAGRLPVDVRRNRLSEGHRDDDLIALYFQYGRYLTIAGSRADSPLPLALQGVWNDGLASSSGWTNDFHLDINTQQNYWAAESGNLAECHTPLIRFVERLAEAGRDTARSMYDADGWVAHTVTNAWGYTAPGSGIGWGLNVTGGAWIALQLWEHYEYQPDERYLREHAYPVLRGAALFLLDHLTPEPSHGWLVAGPAESPENWYLSPADDTPCSVAMGTTADRVFAEAILRITAEAAEILKTDTDLRVRIQAARDRLSPFRIGRHGQLQEWLDDVDEADPAHRHTAHLVAVFPERQIGPRRTPELARAAAVTLRRRQQAPGWEQTEWVEANFAAFHARLLDGDQALVHVTRLIADTSEANLLSYSAGGIAGAPQNIYSFDGNSAGTGAIAEMLLQSDGAEIELLPALPSTWRDGAVRGLRARGGHTVDITWRDGRLHEARVRPDRAGRTLLRYRDTVLDLALTPDEPLTVDRHRFRTR, from the coding sequence ATGACGTCCAACGTGTTGTTCTACGACCGGCCGGCGGACCGCTGGTTCGAGGCGCTGCCGATCGGGAACGGACGGCTCGGCGGCATGGTCTACGGCGGAGTCGGTACCGAGACGATCCGGCTCTCCGAGTCGACCGCCTGGTCCGGGGCCCCGTCGAGCACCGATCTGAACCCGGCCGCGCGGGAGCGGATTCCGGTCATCCGGGAGCTGCTGTTCGCCGGGCGGCACGCCGAGGCCCAGCGCCTCGCGCAGGAGTCGCTGCCCGGGCGCCCGGCCTCGTTCGGCACCAACGTGCCGCTCCCCCGGCTGCGCCTCGACTTCGGCGACGACCGGGCGGGGGGCTACCGGCGCGCGCTCGATCTCGACACCGGCATCGTGCGGACCGATTTCGATCAAGACCGGGTTCATTTCGTACGGGAGGTCCTCGCCTCCCACCCGCACGGCGTCCTCGCCCTGCGCCTGTCCGCGGACCGCCCCGGCGCGGTCGGCTTCACGGCCACCCTCGACGACACCGAACTACCCGGGGTGACCACGGCCGGTGACGCTGAGCTGCGGTTCCGCGGGCGGGCCGTCGAGTCCCTGCACAGCGACGGCAAGCAGGGCACCGACCTGGCGATCCGCGCCCGGTTCACGCTGGACGGCGGGACGCTGCGCTGCGACGGCGACACGGTCACGGTCAGCGGCGCGGACGCGGTCGTCGTGCTGGTCGCGGTGGGCACCGACTGGGCCGGCGAGGATCCGGCCGCCCGGACCGAGACGCTGCTGGCCACGGCCGCCGAGGCCGGGTGGGCGGCGCTGCGGGCGGCCCATGTGGCCGACCATTCGCGGCTGATGGGGCGCGTTTCGCTGGAACTGGGTGCGGCGGGGAGGCTGCCTGTCGACGTACGTCGAAATCGTCTTTCCGAAGGTCATCGGGACGATGATCTGATCGCTCTCTATTTCCAGTACGGTCGCTATCTGACGATCGCCGGCTCGCGGGCCGACTCGCCGTTGCCGCTGGCCCTGCAGGGCGTCTGGAACGACGGGCTGGCCAGCAGTTCCGGCTGGACCAACGACTTCCACCTGGACATCAACACGCAGCAGAACTACTGGGCGGCCGAGTCGGGCAACCTCGCCGAGTGCCACACGCCGCTGATCCGATTCGTCGAACGGCTGGCCGAGGCGGGCCGCGACACGGCCCGGTCGATGTACGACGCGGACGGCTGGGTCGCACACACCGTCACCAACGCCTGGGGCTACACCGCGCCCGGCAGCGGCATCGGCTGGGGCCTGAACGTCACCGGCGGCGCCTGGATCGCCCTGCAGCTCTGGGAGCACTACGAATACCAGCCCGACGAGCGCTACCTGCGCGAACACGCCTATCCGGTGCTGCGCGGCGCCGCGCTGTTCCTGCTCGATCACCTCACTCCCGAGCCGTCGCACGGCTGGCTGGTGGCCGGCCCCGCCGAGTCCCCGGAGAACTGGTACCTGTCCCCCGCCGATGACACGCCGTGTTCGGTCGCGATGGGCACCACCGCCGACCGCGTCTTCGCCGAGGCGATCCTGCGGATCACCGCCGAGGCCGCTGAAATTCTCAAGACCGACACCGATTTGCGGGTACGGATCCAAGCCGCGCGCGACAGACTCTCCCCGTTCCGGATCGGCCGGCACGGCCAGCTCCAGGAGTGGCTGGACGACGTCGACGAGGCCGATCCCGCCCACCGGCACACCGCCCACCTGGTCGCGGTGTTCCCGGAACGGCAGATCGGTCCACGCCGGACCCCGGAGCTGGCCCGCGCCGCCGCGGTCACCCTGCGTCGCCGGCAGCAGGCCCCCGGCTGGGAGCAGACCGAGTGGGTGGAGGCGAACTTCGCCGCGTTCCACGCCCGCCTGCTCGACGGCGACCAGGCGCTGGTCCACGTGACCCGGCTGATCGCCGACACCAGCGAGGCGAACCTGCTCAGCTACTCGGCCGGCGGGATCGCCGGGGCGCCGCAGAACATCTACAGCTTCGACGGCAACTCGGCCGGGACCGGGGCCATCGCCGAGATGCTGCTGCAGTCCGACGGGGCCGAGATCGAGCTGCTCCCGGCCCTGCCGTCGACCTGGCGCGACGGGGCGGTCCGCGGCCTGCGCGCCCGCGGCGGCCACACCGTCGACATCACCTGGCGCGACGGCCGGCTGCACGAGGCCCGCGTGCGGCCGGACCGGGCCGGCCGCACGCTGCTCCGGTACCGCGACACCGTCCTCGACCTCGCCCTGACACCGGACGAGCCGCTGACCGTCGACCGGCACCGGTTCCGGACGCGCTGA
- a CDS encoding acetylxylan esterase, whose translation MAMFDLPLDRLHDYRPPLAEPAGFDAFWQRTLDAARKHELAAELTPVDALLPGVRVHDVRFSGFDGHPVAAWLIEPAGATGPLPCVVQFIGYGGGRGRPHEWLLWPAAGYATLVVDSRGQGDGDTPDLAGDGTPQHSGLLTRGILDPERYYYRRLFTDAVRAVDLAATLPGVDPGRIVVAGASQGGGIAQAVAGLHPGVRAAMIDVPFLTHFRRATEITDAFPYHEISIFCATNRDRVEQVFDTLSYFDGVFFAARASAPALYSVGLMDDVCPPSTVFAAYNHWTGPKTIQVWPYNRHEGGGSFQTPVQLPWLRDQLA comes from the coding sequence ATGGCCATGTTCGACCTGCCCCTGGACCGGCTGCACGACTACCGGCCGCCACTGGCCGAGCCGGCCGGCTTCGACGCGTTCTGGCAGCGCACTCTGGACGCCGCCCGCAAGCACGAGCTGGCCGCCGAGCTGACCCCGGTCGACGCGCTGCTGCCCGGGGTGCGCGTGCACGACGTACGGTTCAGCGGCTTCGACGGCCACCCGGTCGCCGCCTGGCTGATCGAGCCGGCCGGCGCCACCGGGCCGCTGCCGTGCGTCGTGCAGTTCATCGGGTACGGCGGCGGCCGCGGCCGCCCGCACGAGTGGCTGCTGTGGCCGGCCGCCGGCTACGCCACGCTCGTGGTCGACTCCCGCGGCCAGGGCGACGGCGACACCCCGGACCTGGCCGGCGACGGCACGCCGCAGCACTCCGGCCTGCTCACCCGCGGCATCCTCGACCCCGAGCGGTACTACTACCGGCGGCTGTTCACCGACGCGGTGCGCGCCGTGGACCTGGCCGCCACGCTGCCCGGCGTCGACCCGGGCCGGATCGTGGTGGCCGGCGCGAGCCAGGGCGGCGGCATCGCGCAGGCGGTTGCCGGGCTGCACCCCGGGGTCCGGGCCGCGATGATCGACGTGCCGTTCCTGACCCATTTCCGGCGGGCCACCGAGATCACCGACGCGTTCCCGTACCACGAGATCTCGATCTTCTGTGCCACCAACCGGGACCGGGTCGAGCAGGTCTTCGACACGCTGAGTTACTTCGACGGCGTGTTCTTCGCGGCCCGGGCGAGTGCCCCGGCGCTGTACTCGGTCGGGCTGATGGACGACGTGTGCCCGCCGTCCACCGTGTTCGCCGCCTACAACCACTGGACCGGTCCGAAAACGATCCAGGTCTGGCCGTACAACCGGCACGAGGGTGGCGGCAGTTTCCAGACGCCGGTGCAGCTGCCCTGGCTCCGCGACCAGCTGGCCTGA
- a CDS encoding alpha-galactosidase encodes MPHLLYEADQRLWLLSTATTCYAIRLDEHDVVRHVHWGAPLTLDQARVLTERIPSPGSSFDSAGGPEELAVEGGARFGPAGLQVRFANGTRGVEWRFAGHDLEDATLRVHLADRHYPLRLTLHYRLHDDSDVIERWATVENHDDRHPVTVQRCDSASWTLPQRAGYRVSHLVGGWNSEFQLRRADVPVAETVFTSRRGMTSHHANPWLALDDGTAAEEHGEVWSTALAWSGSWRITLHRDPTGRAGWTGGFGHEGLTWTLTPGQSLETPVFAGLYSAGGFGGASRAWHGYVRGHVLSHPDEVRPVLYNSWEATGFDVDEPGQRNLAARAARLGVELFVVDDGWFGGRVSDHSGLGDWTPNPDRFPHGLRPLADEVHRLGMGFGLWVEPEMVNPDSDLYRAHPDWVLHMAHRGRTELRHQLVLNLARPDTAAWAHAWLDRLVTANHIDFLKWDANRSMTEAGWPGHADPDRVWIEQTRAVHRIMDRLRADHPDLRIEACAGGGGRADLAVLTRTDQVWTSDNTDPVDRIGIQHGFGQLFPAQVMGAWVTDSPNVATARRTPLRFRFHVAMAGALGIGGDLATWSEDELKEATGLIATYKRIRPVVQHGAAYRLAGAGTLTAVEFTYRDEVVVLAWCPTRAFGHDPGPLRLTALDPAARYRDRDTGALHSGAVLLHAGLPLALPEGEHASTLVHLTRIED; translated from the coding sequence ATGCCCCATCTTCTGTACGAGGCCGACCAGCGCCTCTGGCTGCTGAGCACCGCCACCACGTGCTACGCGATCCGGCTCGACGAGCACGACGTCGTGCGTCACGTGCACTGGGGTGCGCCGCTGACCCTGGACCAGGCGCGGGTCCTCACCGAGCGTATACCGTCTCCGGGCAGCAGTTTCGACTCGGCCGGTGGTCCCGAGGAGCTGGCCGTCGAGGGTGGCGCCCGGTTCGGCCCGGCCGGGCTGCAGGTGCGCTTCGCCAACGGCACCCGCGGCGTCGAATGGCGCTTCGCCGGCCACGACCTCGAGGACGCGACGCTGCGCGTGCACCTGGCCGACCGGCACTACCCGCTGCGCCTGACCCTGCACTACCGGCTGCACGACGACAGCGACGTGATCGAGCGCTGGGCCACCGTCGAGAACCACGACGACCGGCACCCGGTCACCGTGCAGCGCTGCGACAGCGCGTCGTGGACCCTGCCGCAGCGCGCCGGCTACCGGGTCAGCCACCTGGTCGGCGGCTGGAACAGCGAGTTCCAGCTGCGCCGGGCCGACGTGCCGGTGGCCGAGACCGTCTTCACCAGCCGCCGCGGGATGACCAGCCACCACGCCAACCCGTGGCTGGCGCTCGACGACGGCACCGCCGCCGAGGAGCACGGCGAGGTGTGGAGCACCGCCCTGGCCTGGAGCGGCAGCTGGCGGATCACCCTGCACCGCGACCCGACGGGGCGGGCCGGCTGGACCGGCGGGTTCGGGCACGAGGGCCTGACCTGGACGCTCACGCCCGGGCAGAGCCTGGAGACGCCGGTGTTCGCCGGGCTCTACAGCGCCGGCGGGTTCGGCGGAGCCAGCCGCGCGTGGCACGGGTACGTCCGCGGGCACGTGCTCAGCCACCCGGACGAGGTCCGTCCGGTGCTCTACAACTCGTGGGAGGCGACCGGGTTCGACGTCGACGAGCCCGGCCAGCGCAACCTGGCCGCGCGGGCCGCCCGGCTCGGCGTCGAGCTGTTCGTGGTCGACGACGGCTGGTTCGGCGGGCGGGTCAGCGACCACTCCGGCCTCGGCGACTGGACCCCGAACCCGGACCGGTTCCCACACGGGCTGCGCCCGCTCGCGGACGAGGTGCACCGGCTCGGCATGGGCTTCGGCCTGTGGGTCGAGCCGGAGATGGTGAACCCGGACAGCGACCTCTACCGGGCGCATCCGGACTGGGTACTGCACATGGCTCACCGCGGCCGGACCGAGCTGCGCCACCAGCTCGTGCTCAACCTGGCCCGGCCGGACACCGCCGCCTGGGCGCACGCCTGGCTCGACCGGCTGGTCACCGCGAACCACATCGACTTCCTCAAGTGGGACGCCAACCGGTCGATGACCGAGGCCGGCTGGCCCGGGCACGCCGACCCGGACCGGGTGTGGATCGAGCAGACCCGCGCGGTCCACCGGATCATGGACCGGCTCCGGGCCGACCACCCGGACCTGCGGATCGAGGCCTGCGCCGGCGGCGGCGGGCGCGCCGATCTGGCCGTGCTGACGCGCACCGACCAGGTGTGGACCTCGGACAACACCGATCCGGTCGACCGGATCGGCATCCAGCACGGCTTCGGCCAGCTCTTCCCCGCCCAGGTGATGGGCGCCTGGGTGACCGACAGCCCGAACGTGGCCACCGCCCGGCGCACCCCGCTGCGGTTCCGGTTCCACGTCGCGATGGCCGGGGCGCTCGGCATCGGCGGGGACCTGGCCACCTGGAGCGAGGACGAGCTCAAGGAGGCGACCGGGCTGATCGCCACGTACAAGCGGATCCGGCCGGTGGTGCAGCACGGGGCCGCGTACCGGCTGGCCGGCGCGGGCACGCTGACCGCCGTCGAGTTCACCTACCGGGACGAGGTCGTGGTGCTCGCCTGGTGTCCCACCCGCGCGTTCGGTCACGACCCCGGCCCGCTGCGGCTGACCGCGCTCGACCCGGCCGCCCGCTACCGGGACCGGGACACCGGGGCGCTCCACTCCGGCGCCGTCCTGCTGCACGCCGGGTTGCCCCTGGCCCTGCCCGAGGGCGAGCACGCCAGCACGCTCGTCCACCTCACCCGGATCGAGGACTGA
- a CDS encoding ROK family transcriptional regulator yields the protein MFPEADAVAPAVTAVFTAVLTGGPISRVSLARRLGLSSAAVTKAARPLIEMGYLEELAATEHTGPGAGRPASPLAIRADREFFVGVKITGDELIGVLCDLRAQVRTAAHRRLTETSVEHVLTELVELVDDLLDGPGDYRSRTRRLGLAVSGDVDHSTGLVRYSPFLHWRDVPLRERAEKLTGLTVTVENDVKALTTAEHWFGEGVGADSFALVTVGAGIGCGLVVGGRLVSGSHGVAGEIGHIGIDVNGPACHCGSNGCVEAIAGTDAIVAQARAATGRPALTFDDAVTLARAGDAGIGAVFARAGDAIGSGIAAVANLVGPARIVVSGEGLAAYDLFEPHIRAGFQRQAFGAAADCPLSIRPLPFEEWARGAATVSIKALVTV from the coding sequence ATGTTTCCCGAGGCTGATGCCGTCGCGCCCGCAGTCACCGCCGTGTTCACGGCCGTGCTGACCGGGGGCCCGATCAGCCGCGTCTCGCTGGCCCGCCGCCTCGGCCTGTCCTCGGCCGCCGTCACCAAGGCGGCCCGCCCGCTGATCGAGATGGGCTACCTCGAGGAGCTGGCCGCCACCGAGCACACCGGCCCCGGCGCCGGCCGCCCCGCCAGCCCGCTCGCGATCCGCGCCGACCGGGAGTTCTTCGTCGGCGTGAAGATCACCGGTGACGAGCTGATCGGCGTGCTCTGCGACTTGCGCGCCCAGGTCCGGACCGCGGCCCACCGGCGGCTGACCGAGACGAGCGTCGAGCACGTCCTGACCGAGTTGGTCGAGCTCGTCGACGACCTGCTCGACGGCCCCGGCGACTACCGGTCCCGCACCCGCCGGCTCGGGCTGGCCGTCTCCGGCGACGTCGACCACAGCACCGGCCTGGTGCGGTACTCACCGTTCCTGCACTGGCGCGACGTGCCGCTGCGCGAGCGGGCCGAGAAGCTCACCGGCCTGACCGTCACCGTCGAGAACGACGTCAAGGCGCTCACCACCGCCGAGCACTGGTTCGGCGAGGGCGTCGGCGCCGACTCGTTCGCCCTGGTCACCGTCGGCGCCGGGATCGGCTGCGGGCTGGTCGTCGGCGGCCGGCTGGTCTCCGGCTCACACGGCGTGGCCGGCGAGATCGGGCACATCGGCATCGACGTGAACGGCCCGGCCTGCCACTGCGGCAGCAACGGCTGCGTGGAGGCGATCGCCGGCACCGACGCGATCGTCGCGCAGGCCCGTGCGGCCACCGGCCGCCCGGCACTGACCTTCGACGACGCGGTGACGCTGGCCCGCGCCGGCGACGCCGGGATCGGCGCGGTCTTCGCCCGGGCCGGGGACGCGATCGGCTCCGGCATCGCCGCGGTCGCCAACCTGGTCGGCCCGGCCCGGATCGTGGTCTCCGGCGAGGGGCTGGCCGCCTACGACCTGTTCGAGCCGCACATCCGGGCCGGCTTCCAGCGCCAGGCGTTCGGGGCGGCCGCGGACTGTCCGCTGTCGATCCGGCCGCTGCCGTTCGAGGAGTGGGCCCGCGGCGCCGCCACCGTCAGCATCAAGGCCCTGGTCACGGTCTGA
- a CDS encoding mannosyltransferase family protein: MSTLIAPEVAGRLIAVPERSPWRAALRAAATVWAVFAAAQLAVSALARLPRGDATPMILAWNNWDAGHYVRIAASGYHLGPGFPAFFPLFPLLIHLAGGGVVAALVVANAATLGALAVVHRLAEHEFGARVAGRATWYLAAFPMGFFLFIGYNESLFLLLAVGALYAGRRGHWWLAGALGALSSATRLFGLVLMAPLAVEYLRQVGWQPRRVRADLLGVALVPLGLVAYAWYCAVELGSPLAFSVAQDQWGRRYTVPGGAWITAWQQAGGHGLLDPVTLGAVVDAGTTLVAVVLLVLAVAGPWRFRRDQVYLVVQAGLTLVLLMSTEVGGRAMQSAARYAMEAVAVLLVLARMGERPAVDRAVLVLGASLHAAFLIVFMSGKFLVA, from the coding sequence GTGTCGACTCTGATCGCCCCGGAGGTCGCCGGGCGGCTGATCGCCGTACCGGAGAGAAGTCCCTGGCGGGCGGCCCTGCGCGCGGCCGCGACCGTGTGGGCGGTCTTCGCCGCGGCCCAGCTGGCGGTGAGCGCGCTGGCCCGGCTGCCGCGCGGCGACGCGACGCCGATGATCCTGGCGTGGAACAACTGGGACGCCGGCCACTACGTGCGGATCGCGGCGAGCGGCTACCACCTGGGACCCGGGTTCCCCGCCTTCTTCCCGCTGTTCCCGCTGCTGATCCACCTGGCCGGGGGCGGGGTGGTCGCCGCGCTGGTCGTCGCGAACGCCGCGACGCTGGGCGCCCTGGCGGTGGTGCACCGGCTGGCCGAGCACGAGTTCGGGGCGCGGGTGGCCGGGCGTGCGACCTGGTACCTGGCCGCGTTCCCGATGGGGTTCTTCCTGTTCATCGGGTACAACGAGTCGCTGTTCCTGCTGCTGGCGGTGGGTGCGCTGTACGCCGGCCGGCGCGGGCACTGGTGGCTCGCGGGTGCGCTGGGCGCGCTGTCGTCGGCGACCCGGCTGTTCGGGCTGGTGCTGATGGCGCCGCTGGCGGTCGAGTACCTGCGGCAGGTCGGCTGGCAGCCGCGGCGGGTCCGGGCCGACCTGCTCGGGGTGGCGCTGGTGCCGCTGGGGCTGGTCGCCTACGCCTGGTACTGCGCGGTGGAGCTGGGCAGCCCGCTGGCGTTCAGCGTCGCCCAGGACCAGTGGGGACGGCGGTACACGGTCCCGGGCGGCGCGTGGATCACCGCGTGGCAGCAGGCCGGCGGGCACGGCCTGCTGGACCCGGTCACCCTGGGCGCGGTGGTGGACGCCGGCACCACGCTGGTCGCGGTGGTGCTGCTGGTGCTCGCGGTGGCCGGACCGTGGCGGTTCCGGCGCGATCAGGTGTATCTGGTCGTGCAGGCCGGGCTGACGCTGGTGCTGCTGATGTCGACCGAGGTCGGCGGCCGCGCCATGCAGTCCGCGGCCCGATACGCGATGGAGGCGGTCGCCGTGCTGCTGGTGCTGGCCCGGATGGGCGAGCGTCCGGCGGTCGACCGGGCGGTGCTGGTGCTGGGCGCGTCCCTGCACGCGGCCTTCCTGATCGTCTTCATGTCCGGCAAGTTCCTGGTGGCCTAG
- a CDS encoding glycosyltransferase family 2 protein, with product MNTEVPRLSVVVPVFNEQDVLPLFVERIRPVLDELGLTYEVVAVDDGSRDATPVVLGLLRRRWPQLRVVRLRRNSGHQSALAAGLRRARGQYLVSIDVDLQDPPEVIGDMLRLAQREGLDVVHGVRADRSSDSVFKRWTASLYYRLIQRMAGAAIPRHAGDFRLLSRTAVDALVALPEHLPVYRLLVPWLGLPSGEITYTRAPRAAGRSKYPVAKMIRLALDSIVGFSAAPLRVATWLGLIGIGICAVLAGAGVTAHLSGTTVPGWTSLLVALLFLGALQLLCLGLLGEYVARIFTSLQGRPAYVVAFDSATDAEPAEDALCRL from the coding sequence ATGAATACCGAGGTGCCGCGGCTGAGTGTGGTCGTGCCGGTCTTCAACGAGCAGGATGTGCTGCCGCTGTTCGTGGAACGGATCCGGCCGGTGCTCGACGAGCTGGGTCTGACGTACGAGGTGGTCGCCGTCGACGACGGCAGCCGGGATGCCACCCCGGTGGTGCTCGGGCTGCTGCGCCGCCGCTGGCCGCAACTGCGGGTGGTGCGGCTGCGGCGCAACAGCGGGCACCAGAGCGCGCTCGCCGCCGGCCTGCGCCGCGCCCGCGGGCAGTACCTGGTCAGCATCGACGTGGACCTGCAGGATCCGCCCGAGGTGATCGGCGACATGCTGCGGCTGGCGCAGCGCGAGGGTCTGGACGTCGTGCACGGTGTGCGCGCCGACCGCAGCAGCGACAGTGTGTTCAAGCGGTGGACCGCGAGCCTGTACTACCGGCTGATCCAGCGGATGGCCGGCGCCGCGATCCCGCGCCATGCCGGCGACTTCCGGCTGTTGAGCCGGACCGCCGTCGACGCCCTGGTCGCGCTGCCCGAGCATCTGCCGGTGTATCGCCTGCTGGTGCCGTGGCTGGGGCTGCCCAGCGGGGAGATCACCTACACCCGGGCGCCGCGGGCCGCGGGGCGCTCGAAGTATCCGGTGGCCAAGATGATCCGGCTGGCGCTGGACAGCATCGTCGGGTTCTCGGCCGCGCCGCTGCGGGTCGCGACCTGGCTGGGCCTGATCGGCATCGGGATCTGCGCGGTGCTGGCCGGCGCCGGCGTGACCGCCCACCTGTCCGGCACCACCGTGCCCGGCTGGACGTCGCTGCTCGTGGCACTGCTGTTCCTGGGTGCGTTGCAGCTGCTCTGCCTGGGGTTGCTCGGCGAGTACGTGGCCCGGATCTTCACGTCGTTGCAGGGCCGGCCCGCGTACGTCGTGGCGTTCGACTCCGCCACCGACGCCGAGCCGGCCGAGGATGCCCTGTGTCGACTCTGA
- a CDS encoding carbohydrate-binding protein: protein MRRTRSAALAAVAAAVVGAAGFVALAPVAQAATTSRIPAHVFAPYFEAYNGDSLNALSQQSGNNFLTLAFAQTASAGSCTALWNGDTAISSATYGSDIAAIRARGGDVIPSFGGYAADNTGTELADSCSSVDAIAAEFERVVTTYDVTRIDLDIEDNSLSRADGIDRRNKAIKKVEDWAAANGRLVQFTYTLPTTPNGLESNGLAVLQNAALNKARIDIVNIMTFDYYDGVTHDMAAATQTAATGLFNQLKGVWPGKTDAQYWNMVGIIEMNGQDDYANDTGNLNAEVFTLANATTATNWAKAKGIGSLSFWALQRDNGGCAGQAPGERNCSGVAQSTWQFSKLMQGFTSGGTSTPGSPSPSSPSPSTPSASPSTPSSPSPSVSTPAGTAWAPGVAYKVGQIVTYNGKRYQCRQAHTSIVSWEPPNVLALWLPL from the coding sequence ATGCGTCGCACACGCTCAGCTGCCCTCGCGGCCGTCGCCGCGGCTGTCGTGGGAGCGGCCGGTTTCGTCGCGCTGGCCCCCGTCGCCCAGGCCGCGACCACCTCCCGTATCCCCGCCCACGTCTTCGCGCCCTACTTCGAGGCCTACAACGGCGACAGCCTCAACGCACTGTCGCAGCAGTCCGGCAACAACTTCCTGACCCTGGCGTTCGCCCAGACCGCGAGCGCCGGATCCTGCACCGCGCTGTGGAACGGCGACACCGCGATCTCCTCGGCGACCTACGGCTCGGACATCGCCGCCATTCGCGCCCGCGGCGGCGACGTCATCCCGTCGTTCGGTGGCTACGCGGCCGACAACACCGGCACCGAGCTGGCCGACTCGTGCAGCAGTGTGGACGCGATCGCCGCCGAGTTCGAGCGGGTCGTCACGACGTACGACGTGACCCGCATCGACCTCGACATCGAGGACAACTCGCTGAGCCGGGCCGACGGCATCGACCGCCGCAACAAGGCGATCAAGAAGGTGGAGGACTGGGCCGCGGCCAACGGCCGGCTCGTGCAGTTCACCTACACCCTGCCGACCACCCCGAACGGGCTGGAGTCCAACGGCCTGGCGGTGCTGCAGAACGCGGCCCTGAACAAGGCCCGGATCGACATCGTCAACATCATGACGTTCGACTACTACGACGGGGTCACGCACGACATGGCGGCCGCCACCCAGACCGCCGCGACCGGGCTGTTCAACCAGCTCAAGGGCGTGTGGCCGGGGAAGACCGACGCGCAGTACTGGAACATGGTCGGGATCATCGAGATGAACGGCCAGGACGACTACGCCAACGACACCGGCAACCTCAACGCCGAGGTGTTCACCCTGGCCAACGCGACCACGGCGACCAACTGGGCGAAGGCCAAGGGCATCGGCTCCCTGTCGTTCTGGGCGCTGCAGCGGGACAACGGCGGCTGTGCCGGCCAGGCCCCGGGCGAGCGCAACTGCTCCGGCGTCGCGCAGTCGACCTGGCAGTTCAGCAAGCTGATGCAGGGCTTCACCTCCGGCGGGACCAGCACCCCGGGCAGCCCGAGCCCCTCGTCGCCGAGCCCGTCCACCCCGTCGGCGTCACCGTCCACCCCGTCCTCGCCGTCGCCGTCGGTCTCCACCCCGGCCGGCACCGCGTGGGCGCCCGGCGTGGCGTACAAGGTCGGCCAGATCGTCACCTACAACGGCAAGCGCTACCAGTGCCGCCAGGCCCACACCTCGATCGTCAGCTGGGAGCCGCCGAACGTGCTCGCCCTCTGGCTGCCGCTCTGA
- a CDS encoding alpha/beta fold hydrolase, whose amino-acid sequence MTSIDNLALDDHGSTDDRAPLVLLHGLTYDRTQWQPLLRELDRIDPGRRVLAVDLPGHGESPRSATYRSGAVVDAVHDAVTAAGLRAPVLVGHSLGAVLATIYAARYPARAVLNVDQPLRPGGFEGLVKQVWPVLSGPDWRQIWDRLLGGMGIDQLPADARELVRTRTTPRPDLLLGYWEEIMSSAAGQLAAQREHELRFIAEHDIAYVYVSGSEPDPAFTTWLTELVPSARVEVLSGGGHFPHLAQPAELARICSLVAVD is encoded by the coding sequence ATGACCTCGATCGACAACCTGGCCCTCGACGACCACGGCAGCACCGACGACCGGGCTCCGCTGGTGCTGCTGCACGGCCTGACCTACGACCGTACGCAGTGGCAGCCATTGCTGCGTGAGCTCGACCGGATCGACCCGGGCCGTCGCGTCCTGGCCGTCGACCTGCCCGGGCACGGCGAATCGCCGCGGTCCGCGACCTACCGTTCCGGTGCGGTCGTGGACGCGGTCCACGACGCGGTGACCGCCGCCGGCCTGCGGGCTCCCGTGCTGGTCGGACACTCGCTGGGCGCGGTGCTGGCGACGATCTACGCCGCCCGGTACCCGGCGCGCGCGGTGCTCAACGTGGATCAGCCGCTGCGGCCGGGTGGTTTCGAGGGCCTGGTCAAGCAGGTGTGGCCGGTGCTCAGCGGTCCGGACTGGCGGCAGATCTGGGACCGGCTGCTGGGCGGCATGGGGATCGACCAGTTGCCGGCCGACGCCCGGGAGCTGGTCCGGACCCGGACCACGCCCCGGCCGGACCTGCTGCTCGGGTACTGGGAGGAGATCATGTCGTCCGCGGCCGGGCAGCTCGCCGCGCAGCGTGAACACGAGCTGCGTTTCATCGCCGAGCACGACATCGCGTACGTCTACGTGTCCGGTTCGGAGCCCGATCCGGCCTTCACGACGTGGCTGACCGAACTCGTACCGTCGGCCCGGGTCGAGGTTCTGTCCGGTGGTGGCCACTTCCCGCACCTGGCTCAGCCGGCCGAGCTGGCCCGGATCTGTTCACTGGTCGCCGTCGACTGA